The Zobellia alginiliquefaciens genome contains a region encoding:
- a CDS encoding ligand-binding sensor domain-containing protein, with product MFLKFYCKIFTFFILFLSIHTVRPQDATSFNFQHITEGISHSTATVFLEDSYGFIWIGTRNGLNRYDGKDFEIFNKTLNGVTGLTHEYVVSLYEDGENILISTNDGLSLYDRSLNLVVPYPFKKEGKKIESKMFQGVTKLHGYLWLGTEKSGLYRYQPKTGDVKHLKLPNDYVKLKSKRIDRVLKIMPLANDHMLVITTYNILVINKDMEIQNRYQQTDEIFAATTIDKNKYLLGTLNGSLVQLEVDQNLKLLINRKDVSPGYCIRSLTKSSNNQLWIGTENNGLYIYNQNLEQVQHIEYSVSKPNSISGNSIWALLNTRNGIMWVASYRSGLNFHDPELFKFEHFTSDPLNPKSLNNKLVNCFSEDPYGNIWIGTDGGGLNYWNRSLNTFNDYSIKNKNFGSDVVLSLLQTKQNELWVGTWTNGILIFDTKSKKYEELNTQNSFLKSNIVVNLLKDKNGHIWVVHYFAGVQVFNPKTDEHEDITLTSEVDGTEIKSLNTIFEDNQGNVWIGTLNSGLFKLSENNGTWTNTHYHIKNSLSNNFVNSIIQDTENTIWVGTQGGLNKYIPENDSFEIINKSNGLKNDAIKEIIDNKNKHLWLSTEEGIIRYHTDTGKTMEYGVVDGLQANQFNPNASLVTSKGEYIFGGVNGFNIFTAKDVVKRKDKLTLFISDLKIFNKSVLPNDEFGVLEKDISQVDSLTLNYDQSVINIDFKALTMRHPESVDYAFYLEGFEKDWNYVGNNPSATYTNLNPGEYTLRMKSTNSDGVWVDNELKLHMTITPPYWQMWWFQSLLVVLVLLLLYLAYYLKVRNIQKNQKILVQKVAERTKELRHQKNKLEEAASSLKSKNKEIQQFTFAVSHDLKSPLNNIKGLAGLVPISIEAKDFETVEEYLNLIDISCDNMSALISDITKIAELGKVENKNELLNTNDILNLSRDLIKGNLDKEKVELTIANDLPKIYGDRKRITQIFSNFLDNSIKYMGDQKNPKISVDYIDNGDTNSFLVRDNGLGMNENALQNLFTPFERFHKNTEGTGLGLYMVKKIAVSHGGTIVAESEGVGKGTTFKLTLPKAEIAMGEAL from the coding sequence ATGTTTTTAAAGTTTTATTGTAAGATTTTTACTTTTTTCATTCTTTTTCTTTCCATACATACGGTTAGACCTCAAGATGCAACATCCTTTAATTTCCAACATATAACAGAAGGAATATCGCATAGTACAGCTACTGTTTTTTTAGAAGATAGTTACGGTTTTATCTGGATCGGAACTAGAAACGGACTGAATAGATACGATGGTAAGGATTTTGAAATATTCAACAAAACGCTAAATGGTGTAACGGGACTTACCCACGAATACGTAGTTTCCTTATATGAGGATGGTGAAAATATACTAATTAGCACCAATGATGGCCTAAGTTTATACGACCGCAGTTTAAATCTAGTAGTTCCATATCCCTTTAAGAAAGAAGGAAAGAAAATTGAATCCAAAATGTTTCAAGGGGTAACAAAACTACATGGCTATTTATGGCTTGGCACGGAAAAAAGCGGGCTATACAGATATCAACCCAAAACGGGAGATGTAAAACACCTTAAACTTCCAAATGACTATGTAAAATTAAAAAGCAAGCGCATAGACAGAGTACTTAAAATAATGCCCTTGGCCAACGACCATATGTTGGTTATTACCACCTACAATATTTTAGTAATAAACAAGGATATGGAAATCCAAAACAGATATCAGCAAACAGATGAAATCTTTGCGGCTACCACCATAGATAAAAACAAATATTTGCTAGGCACCCTCAATGGATCTCTTGTACAACTAGAGGTAGATCAGAATTTAAAATTACTTATCAATAGGAAAGATGTTAGTCCCGGTTATTGCATCCGTTCCTTAACTAAAAGCAGCAATAATCAATTATGGATAGGAACAGAAAACAACGGCCTCTATATCTACAACCAAAATTTAGAACAGGTACAACATATAGAATATAGTGTTTCCAAACCCAATTCCATCTCGGGCAACTCTATTTGGGCTCTATTAAATACGCGGAACGGCATTATGTGGGTTGCTTCCTATAGAAGTGGCCTTAATTTCCACGATCCTGAATTATTTAAGTTTGAACATTTTACTTCAGACCCACTAAATCCTAAATCTTTAAATAACAAGTTGGTAAATTGTTTTAGCGAAGATCCTTATGGGAATATATGGATAGGAACGGACGGTGGCGGATTAAACTATTGGAACAGAAGTTTAAATACGTTTAATGATTATTCTATAAAGAACAAAAATTTTGGCAGTGATGTGGTGCTTTCATTATTACAAACAAAACAAAACGAATTATGGGTCGGCACTTGGACCAACGGTATTCTCATCTTTGATACGAAAAGCAAAAAGTACGAAGAATTAAATACCCAGAACTCATTTTTGAAATCCAATATTGTAGTTAACCTCTTAAAGGATAAAAATGGTCATATATGGGTTGTCCATTATTTTGCGGGTGTACAGGTTTTTAACCCAAAGACAGACGAACATGAAGACATTACCCTGACCTCAGAAGTAGATGGTACGGAAATAAAGTCGTTAAACACCATATTTGAAGATAACCAAGGTAATGTTTGGATAGGCACTCTTAATTCCGGCTTGTTTAAACTATCAGAAAACAACGGTACCTGGACAAACACGCATTATCACATTAAGAATTCGCTAAGCAACAATTTTGTCAACTCCATTATACAGGATACCGAAAATACCATTTGGGTCGGTACCCAAGGAGGACTTAACAAATACATACCGGAAAATGATTCTTTTGAGATAATCAACAAATCAAACGGACTTAAAAATGATGCCATTAAAGAAATTATAGATAATAAGAACAAACATCTATGGTTAAGTACGGAGGAAGGTATTATTAGATACCATACGGATACCGGGAAAACAATGGAATATGGCGTAGTTGATGGTCTGCAGGCCAACCAATTTAACCCAAACGCCTCACTGGTTACCAGCAAAGGAGAGTATATATTTGGGGGCGTAAACGGATTTAATATTTTTACCGCCAAGGATGTTGTGAAACGAAAAGATAAACTTACCCTGTTTATTTCCGACCTTAAAATTTTCAACAAATCAGTTCTACCCAATGATGAATTTGGTGTTTTAGAGAAGGATATTAGCCAAGTAGATTCCCTTACCCTCAACTATGACCAATCCGTAATAAATATTGATTTTAAGGCTCTTACCATGAGACACCCAGAAAGTGTTGACTATGCCTTTTATTTAGAGGGGTTTGAAAAAGACTGGAACTATGTAGGAAACAATCCCAGTGCCACATATACCAACCTAAACCCCGGAGAATATACGTTACGCATGAAATCTACCAATTCCGATGGTGTTTGGGTAGATAATGAATTGAAGTTGCACATGACCATTACCCCGCCCTATTGGCAAATGTGGTGGTTCCAGTCTTTATTGGTCGTACTGGTTTTACTATTACTGTATTTAGCCTATTACCTCAAAGTCCGAAATATCCAAAAAAATCAAAAAATATTGGTTCAAAAAGTAGCGGAACGTACTAAGGAACTAAGGCATCAAAAAAACAAACTTGAAGAAGCCGCAAGTAGCTTAAAATCAAAAAACAAGGAAATTCAACAATTTACCTTTGCCGTGTCCCATGACCTAAAAAGTCCGCTTAACAATATTAAAGGTCTTGCCGGTCTTGTACCCATATCCATTGAAGCAAAAGATTTTGAGACAGTAGAAGAATATCTCAACTTAATAGATATTTCTTGTGATAACATGAGCGCATTGATTTCGGATATCACCAAAATTGCGGAATTGGGTAAAGTCGAAAATAAAAATGAACTGTTGAACACCAATGATATATTGAATTTGTCCAGGGATTTGATTAAGGGAAATCTGGACAAAGAAAAAGTTGAGCTTACTATTGCGAACGATTTACCCAAAATATATGGTGACCGCAAACGCATAACCCAGATTTTCAGCAACTTCTTGGATAACTCCATCAAATATATGGGGGACCAAAAAAATCCTAAAATATCTGTTGATTATATTGATAATGGGGACACTAACAGCTTCTTAGTACGAGACAATGGATTAGGGATGAATGAAAACGCCCTACAAAATCTATTTACTCCATTTGAACGTTTTCACAAAAATACAGAAGGCACAGGCTTGGGGCTTTATATGGTGAAAAAAATAGCGGTTTCTCATGGAGGAACCATCGTTGCAGAATCTGAAGGAGTCGGGAAAGGAACCACCTTTAAGCTTACTCTACCAAAAGCGGAAATAGCGATGGGAGAAGCATTGTAG
- a CDS encoding DUF3995 domain-containing protein: MIVMILSVILFLIFISLGGIHFYWLFGGVWALKKVIPTRENEENSLAIPKIATLIVGLVLVSFGLVYLLKSRLIEFQVPNWFINYGYWFIPSIFILRAIGDFNYVGFFKKINHTTFAKADSKVFIPLCLVIGIMGILIQLMG, from the coding sequence ATGATTGTCATGATTTTATCGGTGATTCTATTCTTAATTTTTATTTCTCTTGGCGGTATTCATTTTTATTGGCTTTTTGGTGGGGTTTGGGCATTGAAGAAAGTAATTCCAACAAGAGAAAACGAGGAGAACTCACTGGCTATCCCTAAAATAGCAACATTAATAGTAGGTCTTGTTTTGGTTTCATTTGGTCTTGTTTATCTTTTGAAATCAAGATTGATAGAATTTCAGGTTCCAAATTGGTTTATAAATTATGGATATTGGTTTATTCCTTCTATTTTTATTTTACGTGCCATAGGCGATTTTAATTATGTTGGTTTTTTTAAGAAAATAAATCACACCACATTCGCAAAAGCAGATTCAAAAGTATTTATTCCTTTATGTCTAGTAATTGGTATAATGGGAATACTGATTCAATTAATGGGATAA
- a CDS encoding GSCFA domain-containing protein — MTIKLQTQIPLQKAQNQIDYDSRLVLLGSCFSENIGQKFRYYKFRELQNPFGILFHPLAIANLVSRAVLGKVYTEDDVFFFNERWQCYDAHSDLSAVSKDSLLNALNQGIEQTANHLKQATHICITLGTAWVYRHAETDAVVANCHKVPQKQFSKELMRIEEIVASLNSIMASVQSLNPNAQFIFTVSPVRHLKDGFVENQRSKAHLVAAVHEVVSASTLKADYFPSYEIQMDELRDYRFYKEDMVHPNALAVNYIWKKFVEVWLASNTSSTMKKIEKVQKGMLHKPFNENSDQHQKFLMKLNVLKSEIQKEFPHIQF, encoded by the coding sequence ATGACAATAAAGTTGCAAACCCAAATACCTTTACAAAAGGCCCAAAACCAAATTGATTATGACAGTCGGTTAGTGTTGTTAGGTTCTTGTTTTTCGGAAAACATAGGGCAAAAGTTCAGGTATTATAAGTTTCGTGAACTTCAGAATCCGTTTGGTATTTTGTTTCATCCGTTGGCTATAGCCAATCTGGTCTCTCGAGCCGTTTTAGGGAAGGTCTATACGGAAGATGATGTGTTTTTTTTCAACGAACGCTGGCAGTGCTATGATGCCCATTCAGATTTAAGTGCTGTTTCTAAAGATAGTCTACTTAATGCCTTAAACCAAGGAATTGAGCAAACTGCAAATCATCTGAAACAAGCTACTCATATTTGCATAACACTGGGTACGGCTTGGGTGTATAGACATGCGGAAACAGATGCAGTGGTAGCCAATTGCCATAAAGTTCCTCAAAAACAGTTTTCAAAAGAGCTGATGCGTATTGAAGAGATTGTTGCGAGTCTCAACAGTATCATGGCTTCGGTACAATCTCTCAATCCCAATGCCCAATTTATTTTTACCGTATCACCGGTACGTCACCTAAAAGATGGTTTTGTTGAAAATCAACGGAGCAAGGCACATTTAGTAGCTGCTGTTCATGAGGTTGTTTCCGCTTCGACGTTAAAGGCGGATTATTTTCCTTCATACGAGATACAAATGGATGAGCTACGTGATTATCGCTTTTATAAAGAGGATATGGTGCATCCAAACGCACTGGCCGTCAATTATATTTGGAAAAAGTTTGTTGAGGTATGGCTGGCATCAAATACATCTTCAACTATGAAGAAAATAGAAAAGGTTCAAAAAGGGATGCTACATAAACCCTTTAATGAAAATTCTGATCAGCATCAGAAATTCCTTATGAAACTAAATGTTTTAAAATCAGAAATTCAGAAAGAATTCCCTCATATACAATTCTAG
- a CDS encoding T9SS type B sorting domain-containing protein, which produces MIKRLGCLIICLFCVANANAQLPLVELEALQALYNSTGGANWISETDVDPTNDWDFATPLIDTDVTNWFGITVIGGHVTQLLLDVNNNTGNNLIGTIPAEIGNLQYLVDLDLSDQSGLTGPIPNSIATLLDLEVLILNGNELSGIIPVELGNLSNLESLWLNSNNLSGTIPSELGNLSSLESLLLSENQLTGTIPVELGDLNSLQVLQLSFNELTGEIPSELGLLSNLTSLSLRYNNLTGAIPEAIYDLINLRTLLLQFNHLEGVISPLVENLVSLESLVLRFNQFEGDLPAEIGNIPSLLTLSLGQNNFTGTIPNSFSNLINLDVFDINDNNIEGVLPAGLVNLTNLSTFNIKNNNIEGEIPSFVFFNETTLRFNGNRFQFGDFEDEFSYYDGFLFFEDNPQALVNDSENVTSCVDGTITLSTTVSGSANIYEWFKDGIAIPASNTPNLVLTNIQMADSGVYTCEISSTIVTDLVLERNPITLTVNNSGPTANNIDDIVVCDTDADGFATFNLDLVAIESQVIGGQTGLTVSYFDATGNPFTLSNSFDNTTAFKQDITVVVEASETCLNETVFSLIVNPLVVADVLPDVDECNVYTLPILSSGNNYYTATGGTGSLLNAGDEITESQIIYVYAESESGLGGCFDESSFLVDVTKVSVTELDDVVTCQTYTLPTLPDGQDYYSEADGGGAILLAGDEILESMTIYIFTEENGCFGQSRFSVSIDPVACQDVESLGLPKFFTPNNDSYHDIWDISKLSGTGDIDIFIYNRYGKLLKQLDPNTFNSSWDGFYNGKSMPSSDYWFQYLNKDTGVRLSGHFSLKR; this is translated from the coding sequence ATGATTAAAAGATTAGGTTGTCTTATTATATGCTTGTTTTGTGTAGCTAATGCTAATGCGCAACTTCCCTTAGTTGAATTAGAGGCATTACAAGCATTATATAATTCCACCGGAGGTGCTAACTGGATTAGCGAAACAGATGTCGATCCTACAAATGATTGGGACTTTGCTACTCCCTTAATAGATACCGATGTTACCAATTGGTTTGGGATTACCGTTATTGGAGGTCATGTTACACAATTATTGTTGGATGTTAATAATAATACAGGTAATAACTTAATAGGAACAATACCAGCTGAAATTGGAAATTTACAATACTTAGTTGATTTAGATCTTTCTGATCAATCTGGTCTGACAGGTCCTATTCCTAACAGCATTGCAACGCTTCTAGATTTAGAAGTTTTGATTTTAAATGGTAATGAGTTATCAGGAATCATACCTGTTGAACTTGGGAATTTAAGCAATTTAGAAAGTTTATGGTTGAACTCAAATAATTTGAGTGGTACAATACCATCCGAACTTGGTAATTTAAGTAGTTTAGAATCTTTGTTACTTTCAGAAAATCAACTCACAGGAACTATACCCGTAGAACTGGGAGATTTAAATAGTCTACAGGTTCTCCAACTTTCTTTTAACGAGCTTACGGGTGAAATACCTTCTGAATTGGGACTTCTCTCAAATTTAACCTCCTTGTCTTTGAGATATAATAATCTAACGGGGGCAATTCCAGAAGCCATTTATGATTTAATTAATTTAAGGACTTTACTACTGCAATTTAATCACTTAGAAGGGGTTATCTCTCCATTGGTTGAAAATTTAGTTTCATTAGAGTCCTTAGTACTTCGTTTTAATCAATTTGAGGGAGATTTACCTGCGGAAATTGGAAATATTCCATCGCTATTAACTTTATCGTTGGGTCAAAACAATTTTACGGGTACAATACCTAATTCTTTTTCAAACTTAATTAATCTTGATGTTTTTGATATTAATGATAATAACATAGAAGGTGTATTGCCTGCAGGTTTAGTAAACTTGACTAATCTGAGTACTTTTAATATTAAGAATAATAACATTGAGGGTGAAATTCCTAGTTTTGTTTTTTTTAATGAGACCACATTACGATTTAATGGCAATCGTTTTCAATTTGGAGATTTTGAAGATGAATTTAGTTATTATGATGGCTTTTTGTTTTTTGAAGATAATCCGCAAGCTTTGGTGAATGATTCTGAAAATGTTACCAGTTGTGTTGATGGTACAATTACCTTAAGCACAACCGTTAGCGGCAGTGCAAATATATATGAGTGGTTTAAAGATGGTATTGCTATACCAGCCTCGAACACCCCAAATTTAGTATTGACAAACATTCAAATGGCAGATTCTGGCGTTTATACATGTGAAATTAGTAGTACTATAGTAACTGATTTGGTACTGGAGAGAAACCCAATTACACTAACCGTAAACAACAGCGGACCAACTGCAAACAATATTGATGATATAGTAGTATGTGATACGGATGCCGATGGTTTTGCTACATTTAATTTAGACTTGGTGGCTATAGAGTCTCAGGTTATTGGGGGGCAGACAGGGTTAACGGTATCTTATTTTGATGCCACAGGAAACCCATTTACATTGTCAAATTCATTTGATAATACTACTGCATTCAAGCAAGACATTACAGTGGTAGTTGAAGCATCTGAAACCTGTTTAAATGAGACTGTTTTTAGTCTTATTGTTAACCCTTTGGTTGTTGCTGATGTATTACCAGATGTTGATGAATGTAATGTTTACACCTTGCCAATTCTAAGTTCTGGTAATAACTATTATACTGCAACAGGTGGTACGGGCTCATTACTCAATGCTGGCGATGAAATTACCGAATCGCAGATAATATATGTTTATGCAGAAAGTGAATCAGGATTGGGAGGCTGTTTTGATGAAAGTAGTTTTTTAGTGGATGTTACTAAGGTTTCGGTTACTGAATTAGATGACGTTGTTACTTGTCAAACATATACATTGCCAACATTACCTGATGGGCAAGATTACTATAGTGAAGCCGATGGAGGTGGGGCAATTTTACTGGCAGGTGATGAAATTTTAGAGTCCATGACCATTTATATTTTTACCGAAGAGAATGGTTGTTTTGGTCAATCGAGATTTTCCGTAAGTATTGACCCTGTTGCATGTCAAGATGTAGAATCTTTAGGCTTGCCCAAATTTTTTACTCCTAATAATGATTCTTATCATGATATTTGGGATATATCAAAACTTTCTGGTACTGGTGATATAGATATTTTTATTTATAATCGTTACGGAAAGTTATTAAAGCAATTAGATCCAAATACCTTTAATTCATCTTGGGACGGTTTTTACAATGGAAAGTCAATGCCTTCATCTGATTATTGGTTTCAATATCTTAATAAGGATACAGGGGTGCGTCTTTCGGGTCATTTTTCCTTAAAAAGATAA
- a CDS encoding DUF4230 domain-containing protein, whose product MKKVLVGVLITLATVLIFRSCIEDREEKSILEENSMLIQTQIDNVSKLIVTEGHFAEVYNYKDSKMLFGPFISAEKKALVVVNADVTIAYDLSKIEFEVDESTKTLHIKSIPEAEVKINPDFEYYDVTSDYLNMFEASDYNKIKKNVKASLMKKVEASSLKSNAENRLISELQKFYILTNSMGWTLSYKNQPVEQNLPEVLFND is encoded by the coding sequence ATGAAAAAAGTATTAGTAGGAGTCTTAATTACTTTGGCCACTGTTCTAATTTTTCGTTCGTGTATTGAGGATAGGGAGGAAAAATCCATCCTCGAAGAAAATAGTATGCTTATTCAGACGCAGATAGACAATGTGAGCAAGTTGATCGTTACCGAAGGCCATTTTGCCGAAGTGTACAATTACAAAGACTCTAAAATGCTTTTCGGTCCTTTTATATCCGCAGAAAAGAAAGCCTTGGTTGTTGTAAATGCTGATGTGACCATAGCTTATGATTTAAGTAAAATTGAATTTGAAGTAGACGAGTCAACCAAGACATTACATATTAAAAGCATACCTGAAGCCGAAGTGAAAATCAATCCTGATTTTGAATATTATGATGTCACTTCCGATTACCTAAACATGTTTGAGGCTTCCGATTATAATAAAATCAAAAAAAATGTAAAGGCTTCACTTATGAAAAAAGTAGAAGCATCTTCATTAAAAAGTAATGCTGAAAACCGGCTGATTAGTGAGCTGCAGAAATTCTATATTTTGACGAATTCCATGGGGTGGACGCTGTCATACAAAAATCAACCTGTAGAGCAGAATCTGCCTGAAGTGCTTTTTAATGATTAA
- a CDS encoding acetylxylan esterase: protein MKPLLFILLTLTRLGLMAQPEANYDETKVPKFSVPDPLTTFSGEAITTSQEWEEKRKLEIYQFFEKQIYGKVPALLDEYSFKVIEQDNKALGGKAQRKQIAVGLKKNNRTLNFNILLYLPNGNEKAPVFLGYNFHGNHTVTDDPNVIIPEAWNENNADLKISSNKATEASRGVRMNRWTIDKMLDNGYGLATVYYGEIDPDKNDFSDGLHSLFYDEEQTKPKTNEWGSIAAWAYGLSRAMDYLENDTNISNVIVFGHSRLGKAALWAGATDDRFSGVISNNSGCGGAALFKRKFGETIGHINNSFPHWFSASFKKYSNKEEILPVDQHQLLALIAPRPLYIASAVEDEWADPKGEFLSTQYASKVYGLYGKKGIDLTDFPETDRPIQQTMAYHMRSGKHDVTAYDWDQYMSWAETFAK from the coding sequence GTGAAACCATTACTTTTTATATTACTTACACTTACTAGATTAGGACTTATGGCCCAGCCAGAAGCAAATTATGACGAAACCAAAGTACCCAAATTCTCGGTACCGGACCCTTTAACAACATTCAGCGGAGAAGCAATTACCACCAGCCAAGAATGGGAAGAAAAGAGAAAACTGGAAATCTATCAGTTTTTTGAAAAGCAGATTTACGGAAAGGTACCTGCCCTATTGGATGAATATTCATTTAAGGTTATCGAACAGGATAATAAAGCTTTAGGAGGAAAAGCCCAGCGTAAACAAATAGCGGTTGGCCTAAAGAAAAACAACCGTACGCTCAATTTCAACATCCTTTTATATTTACCTAACGGAAATGAAAAAGCACCGGTATTCCTAGGCTATAACTTTCACGGGAACCATACGGTAACAGATGACCCAAATGTTATTATTCCCGAAGCATGGAACGAAAACAATGCGGATTTAAAAATTAGCAGCAACAAAGCCACGGAAGCCTCTAGGGGCGTACGAATGAACCGTTGGACCATAGATAAAATGCTGGACAATGGGTATGGACTGGCAACCGTTTATTACGGTGAAATAGACCCAGATAAAAATGACTTTTCAGACGGTTTGCATAGTCTGTTCTATGATGAAGAACAGACCAAACCCAAAACCAATGAATGGGGCAGTATAGCAGCTTGGGCCTATGGTCTTAGCCGTGCCATGGATTATTTGGAGAATGACACCAATATTTCCAATGTTATTGTTTTTGGACATTCTAGATTAGGAAAAGCAGCATTATGGGCCGGAGCTACGGACGACCGTTTTTCTGGAGTGATAAGCAATAATTCCGGTTGTGGCGGCGCCGCATTATTTAAGCGGAAATTTGGCGAAACCATAGGTCACATCAATAATTCGTTTCCACATTGGTTTTCTGCAAGTTTTAAAAAATATAGCAATAAAGAAGAAATTTTACCGGTGGATCAACACCAGCTTTTGGCACTTATAGCGCCAAGACCTTTATATATAGCAAGCGCTGTTGAAGACGAATGGGCAGATCCCAAAGGTGAATTTCTTTCTACACAATATGCATCTAAAGTTTATGGCCTTTACGGTAAGAAAGGAATTGATTTAACGGACTTTCCTGAAACGGACCGTCCCATTCAGCAAACTATGGCTTACCACATGAGAAGCGGCAAGCATGATGTTACTGCGTATGATTGGGACCAATATATGAGTTGGGCAGAGACTTTTGCAAAATAA
- a CDS encoding aromatic amino acid hydroxylase has protein sequence MTYTSNPVLDKLPVHLQQYIKPQDYSDYSAIDQAVWRYVMRKNVDYLNKVAHTSYLEGLQKTGISIDYIPNMYGMNRILKEIGWAAVAVDGFIPPSAFMEFQAYNVLVIASDIRQLDHIEYTPAPDIIHEGAGHAPIIANPEYAEYLRRFGEIGSKAISSAKDYELYEAVRHLSIIKEAQGTPQDEIDKAENRIKELQENMGEPSEIALIRNLHWWTVEYGLIGTPENPKIYGAGLLSSIGESAWCMTNEVEKKPYSLDAAYTSFDITKPQPQLFVTPDFAYLSQVLEEFANTMALRKGGLSGINKLIASKELGTIELSTGLQISGNFDKVISYEGKPAFFQTYGPTALSFRDKELVGHSIKKHAAGFGSPMGKLKGINLAIEDMSPLDLKAYNIFEGQQVSLAFEGEINITGEIITGTRNLQGEIILVTFKNCCVTHKDKVLFESDDELYSMAVGREIVSAYNGPADLSSFNLVTHEVSSTTIKPKNNTSHSQLEAYYEQVRQYREGKNITISRHKVFEAIRDTYPNDWLLPVELYELAKENGDHDFAQEISSYLQTVKLNNPKVGHLIDDGLDLVNHKFKTEELN, from the coding sequence ATGACGTACACTAGCAATCCTGTTTTAGACAAACTGCCCGTGCATTTGCAGCAGTATATAAAACCGCAAGACTATAGTGACTATTCCGCTATAGACCAGGCTGTTTGGAGGTACGTAATGCGTAAGAACGTGGATTACCTAAATAAAGTAGCCCATACTTCCTACTTGGAGGGCTTACAAAAAACGGGGATTTCCATTGACTATATTCCTAATATGTACGGCATGAACCGTATTTTAAAAGAAATAGGTTGGGCAGCGGTTGCTGTGGATGGTTTTATACCGCCATCTGCATTTATGGAATTTCAGGCATATAATGTTCTTGTCATTGCTTCTGATATTCGTCAACTAGACCATATAGAGTATACTCCTGCACCAGATATAATTCATGAAGGAGCTGGTCACGCCCCTATTATAGCTAATCCTGAATACGCCGAATATCTAAGACGATTTGGCGAAATAGGTTCCAAGGCCATTTCTAGTGCCAAAGATTACGAATTATATGAAGCTGTTCGCCACCTTTCTATCATAAAAGAGGCCCAAGGTACTCCACAAGATGAAATTGACAAGGCTGAAAACCGAATTAAAGAGCTACAGGAGAACATGGGCGAACCCAGTGAAATTGCACTCATACGCAACTTGCACTGGTGGACCGTTGAATACGGGCTTATAGGCACACCGGAAAATCCGAAAATATATGGCGCTGGACTCCTTTCCTCTATTGGCGAAAGTGCTTGGTGCATGACCAATGAAGTTGAAAAAAAACCCTATTCTTTAGATGCCGCCTATACTTCTTTTGATATTACAAAACCACAGCCCCAGCTTTTTGTTACTCCAGATTTCGCTTACCTAAGTCAGGTTTTAGAGGAGTTTGCGAATACCATGGCTTTGCGAAAAGGCGGTTTGAGCGGAATAAACAAATTGATTGCATCCAAGGAACTAGGTACAATAGAACTCAGTACCGGACTACAGATTTCAGGTAATTTTGATAAGGTCATATCATATGAAGGCAAACCTGCTTTCTTTCAAACCTATGGGCCAACCGCACTCTCTTTTCGCGATAAAGAGCTTGTGGGGCATAGCATTAAAAAACATGCCGCTGGCTTTGGCTCTCCAATGGGTAAACTAAAAGGTATTAACCTGGCCATAGAAGATATGAGCCCGCTAGACCTTAAGGCCTATAACATTTTTGAAGGACAACAAGTTTCCTTAGCTTTTGAGGGTGAAATTAACATCACCGGAGAAATTATTACAGGGACTCGAAATTTACAAGGCGAAATCATCTTGGTCACCTTTAAAAATTGCTGCGTCACCCATAAAGACAAGGTACTTTTTGAGAGTGATGATGAACTGTACAGCATGGCGGTAGGCAGGGAAATAGTATCGGCATACAACGGCCCTGCGGATTTAAGCAGTTTTAATTTGGTTACCCATGAGGTTTCATCCACCACTATAAAACCAAAAAATAATACTTCGCATTCGCAATTAGAAGCATATTACGAGCAGGTTCGTCAGTATAGAGAAGGCAAAAATATTACAATTTCCAGGCACAAAGTATTTGAAGCCATTAGGGATACGTATCCTAATGATTGGTTATTACCTGTAGAACTTTACGAGTTAGCCAAAGAAAATGGAGACCATGACTTTGCCCAAGAGATTTCATCTTATTTACAGACCGTAAAACTAAATAACCCCAAAGTAGGCCATTTAATAGATGACGGTCTGGATTTGGTAAACCATAAATTTAAAACCGAGGAATTGAACTAA